A single Pirellulaceae bacterium DNA region contains:
- a CDS encoding PAAR domain-containing protein, giving the protein MPPAARISDLHVCPMVDGLKPHVGGPVAVGCPMVMIGFMPAARVGDMCVCVGPPDVIAKGSPTVLIGGMMAARMGDLTAHGGCITLGFPTVMIGEMGMGGAVTVQGQAMVAAKKAGKPFCEQC; this is encoded by the coding sequence ATGCCTCCAGCGGCCCGCATTAGTGACTTGCATGTATGTCCCATGGTTGACGGACTGAAACCACACGTAGGTGGTCCGGTTGCGGTCGGCTGTCCGATGGTCATGATCGGTTTCATGCCCGCAGCCCGCGTGGGTGACATGTGCGTGTGCGTGGGCCCGCCGGACGTCATTGCCAAGGGCTCCCCCACCGTCCTGATCGGCGGCATGATGGCCGCCCGCATGGGAGACCTCACCGCACACGGCGGTTGCATCACTCTCGGCTTTCCGACCGTCATGATCGGTGAAATGGGTATGGGTGGAGCGGTAACGGTTCAGGGACAAGCTATGGTGGCTGCCAAGAAAGCCGGAAAACCGTTTTGCGAGCAGTGCTAA
- a CDS encoding DUF2169 domain-containing protein, producing MLISNETPFSPFIFEAYSQRDELLQVVFCRGTFDIQADGKLTLAAEQQPVVLADHYRTEPLVSSVQVDTDLVPHKFNADITLNAVAHAPHGQPSKDWLVNVRVGKVSQSLRVTGPRRWEYSMLTGWQLTLPEPTRSVPIHFEYAFGGKYLKGEEEVIFEQGDGLVVPSIKYC from the coding sequence ATGCTAATCTCAAATGAAACCCCATTTTCGCCATTCATCTTCGAAGCCTATTCGCAGCGGGATGAGTTGTTGCAGGTGGTGTTCTGCCGAGGGACGTTTGATATTCAGGCGGATGGGAAGTTGACGCTGGCGGCGGAGCAACAGCCGGTGGTGCTGGCGGATCACTATCGCACCGAGCCGCTGGTCTCCAGCGTTCAAGTCGATACCGATCTGGTCCCCCACAAATTCAATGCCGATATCACACTCAACGCCGTCGCTCATGCTCCCCACGGCCAGCCCAGCAAAGATTGGCTGGTCAATGTCCGCGTCGGCAAAGTCTCGCAATCGCTGCGAGTCACCGGGCCTCGACGCTGGGAGTATTCGATGCTGACCGGTTGGCAACTCACGCTACCCGAACCGACTCGATCCGTTCCGATCCACTTCGAGTACGCCTTTGGCGGCAAGTATCTCAAAGGGGAAGAAGAAGTAATCTTCGAACAAGGCGATGGCCTAGTGGTGCCATCTATCAAATATTGTTGA
- a CDS encoding DUF4123 domain-containing protein gives MTDLESAELFTTSGTIDSIVDRLEKGQQVFAILDACDDPRVPIVVSKLGNDKAVSLFSGSAAMEFSSIAPYIAKLDADWIRWIAMEFQGAPWGFLFTANSRLDFELVRRHWKKFLMVQAPDGRKLYFRFYDPRVLETFLGASTSSELDQFFGPIEEIVLLRSNNEVSVYCRTSNSAAGNR, from the coding sequence ATGACTGACCTCGAATCGGCTGAATTATTTACAACTTCGGGGACAATCGACTCGATTGTTGACCGGTTGGAAAAAGGCCAACAAGTCTTCGCAATTTTAGATGCCTGTGATGATCCACGCGTCCCAATTGTCGTGTCGAAGCTAGGAAATGATAAAGCAGTCTCGCTCTTCAGTGGCAGCGCTGCAATGGAGTTTTCGTCAATCGCACCATACATTGCCAAATTAGATGCAGACTGGATTCGCTGGATCGCGATGGAATTCCAGGGAGCACCATGGGGCTTTCTCTTCACCGCCAATTCGAGACTAGACTTTGAGCTCGTGCGCCGTCATTGGAAAAAATTCCTGATGGTTCAAGCGCCAGACGGCCGCAAGCTCTACTTCCGCTTCTACGATCCGCGCGTCTTGGAAACGTTTTTGGGAGCATCGACGTCCTCCGAGTTGGATCAATTCTTTGGTCCGATTGAGGAGATCGTCCTACTGCGATCGAACAACGAGGTCTCTGTTTATTGTCGCACTAGCAATTCAGCCGCAGGGAATCGTTGA
- a CDS encoding DUF2169 domain-containing protein, with the protein MLFRNYTPFPPLQFESRDEKRNDFGVIVLRGTFQIESGKRLRLVQKQEPLVMADEYYGQPGMSSIRLESSIAPYKPKTDILVNATAYSPSGQPEKQWLAGIQFGNIQKVIQVTGPRRWEKGFGGWRLTDIEPIKSLPIRYEYAYGGNYRTEDKHELCDENYVGVGFANPKTTEPVPCPQILPANYGTPEFGKPIPVEGLGVIAPAWKPRRDRAGTFNLIWEKTRWPDLPEDFSFEFYNTASPGLTLPGFADGTETVHLKNLTPNGTLSFQLPRFELATLLRFEDGRLVPAPINLDTIHIDGEANRVFLTWRGVHPLSPPLRVVEVRMRAPDDVIDRSLPTLTTPV; encoded by the coding sequence ATGTTATTTCGGAACTACACCCCCTTCCCACCGCTGCAATTCGAAAGTCGCGACGAGAAACGCAACGACTTTGGAGTCATTGTCTTACGTGGTACGTTTCAGATTGAAAGCGGAAAGCGGCTGAGGCTCGTTCAAAAACAAGAACCGCTGGTGATGGCAGACGAATACTACGGCCAGCCTGGCATGTCCAGCATCCGGTTGGAAAGCAGCATCGCTCCCTACAAGCCCAAAACCGACATTCTGGTCAACGCCACAGCTTACTCGCCCAGTGGTCAACCCGAAAAACAGTGGCTCGCCGGGATTCAATTCGGCAATATCCAAAAGGTAATCCAAGTCACCGGGCCACGCCGCTGGGAAAAGGGATTTGGAGGCTGGCGACTGACTGACATCGAGCCGATCAAATCGCTGCCCATTCGTTACGAATACGCTTACGGCGGAAACTACCGAACCGAAGACAAACACGAACTGTGCGACGAGAACTACGTGGGAGTTGGCTTTGCCAATCCTAAGACCACCGAACCTGTCCCCTGTCCACAGATACTACCCGCCAACTACGGCACACCCGAATTCGGCAAGCCCATCCCCGTCGAGGGCCTTGGCGTCATCGCCCCCGCCTGGAAGCCGCGTCGCGACCGAGCCGGCACCTTTAACCTGATTTGGGAAAAGACCCGCTGGCCCGATCTGCCCGAGGACTTTTCCTTCGAGTTCTACAACACCGCCTCGCCAGGATTAACCTTACCCGGATTCGCCGATGGAACCGAGACCGTCCACCTCAAGAACCTCACCCCCAACGGCACACTCTCCTTCCAACTCCCCCGCTTTGAACTCGCCACCTTACTTCGGTTCGAAGACGGGCGACTTGTGCCTGCCCCTATTAACCTAGACACTATCCACATCGACGGGGAAGCAAATCGGGTGTTTTTGACTTGGCGCGGAGTACATCCTCTGTCCCCACCTCTGCGAGTCGTAGAAGTTCGGATGCGAGCCCCAGACGACGTAATTGACCGTTCCCTGCCAACTTTAACAACTCCGGTATGA
- a CDS encoding DUF4150 domain-containing protein: MALKEGTRQDSQFIVMSICPDVCKSPTVPVPYPIVGFLDKSIFISPNVRSLGKPVFHMGSRVATVMGDEAGVGGGVASQVIKGFCKPIVPITTVRINGQFANHNDICYMLMNGASPEGPFNTIGQVLFLGPMFFADVGPGGTIPPGTNPPIQANSIVEGGCLPDMSGMPGGGFGDLGEVIDIAKQAYALATTDWRNPASVLGAIGGVAGLANFGQLAQAAQLAQTGYSLATADWSNPGAAMGAVMGIAGPMLAGATRGVSDGESLSTTGSAKNFPPGIVCY, from the coding sequence ATGGCACTAAAAGAAGGCACACGGCAAGATTCCCAGTTCATTGTTATGAGCATCTGTCCAGATGTTTGCAAATCGCCAACTGTTCCAGTTCCATATCCAATTGTAGGCTTCTTGGACAAATCGATTTTCATAAGCCCGAACGTGCGGTCGTTGGGCAAACCAGTTTTTCACATGGGCTCGCGAGTTGCGACAGTCATGGGCGACGAAGCTGGAGTGGGCGGAGGAGTGGCGTCCCAAGTTATCAAAGGTTTTTGCAAGCCGATCGTGCCCATCACCACAGTCAGAATTAACGGTCAGTTCGCAAATCACAACGACATCTGCTACATGCTAATGAATGGAGCCAGCCCAGAAGGCCCGTTCAATACGATAGGTCAAGTGCTCTTTCTGGGGCCGATGTTTTTTGCTGACGTCGGGCCTGGCGGCACAATCCCTCCTGGAACCAATCCACCGATTCAGGCGAACTCGATCGTTGAGGGTGGATGCTTGCCTGATATGAGTGGAATGCCGGGTGGTGGTTTTGGAGATTTAGGAGAGGTAATTGATATTGCAAAACAAGCGTATGCGCTCGCGACTACTGACTGGAGGAATCCGGCATCAGTTCTTGGTGCGATAGGAGGGGTCGCTGGCCTCGCAAATTTTGGTCAACTCGCGCAAGCTGCACAACTAGCTCAAACAGGTTACTCCCTCGCAACCGCAGATTGGTCGAATCCCGGCGCGGCCATGGGTGCGGTCATGGGCATTGCCGGGCCAATGCTGGCCGGCGCCACTAGAGGAGTATCCGATGGTGAGTCACTTTCGACCACAGGTTCGGCAAAAAATTTTCCACCTGGCATCGTTTGTTACTAG
- the tssI gene encoding type VI secretion system tip protein VgrG, with product MALKHATRNLHLQTALGPDVLQVTRFQAAEELSAPFYFNLELISDNAKIAAEDIIGTNATIAIDIAAGGQRFFNGFVQRFSALDEDNLGTRYYRAVMVPWMWFLTQTNDCRIFQEMTIVKIIEKIFNDLGFTDFDTSKISGNHPKREYCVQYRETDFDFVCRLMEEEGIFYFFVHENGKHTLHLADSASVYKDCQESTVDYYKSKLDTRELKAQIHGWEHNYQFRPGAWAHTDYNFKKPRDRLMAAEKTVMKFKSAKNFEVYDYPGEYHAKGDGAALARIRMEELELEHDTVTGSSGCMSFSPGQKFKVGKHRAKTEEGKSYVIKKILHLAEEHTYETDPVDPGFAYTNQFECFPDKATFRPARLTPKPVVRGCQTAVVTGPPGEEIFPDEHGRVKVQFHWDREGKFDDKSSCWIRVSQIHAGKGWGYMDIPRIGEEVIVDFMEGDPDQPIIVGRVYNGDNKPPYDLPAGKTRRGNKTKTYKGSGFNEMSMDDTPGKEQIRIHGQYNMDTEVQNDETHTIHNNRTKTIGVDETMTIGNNQKLDVGVNKTVSVGTNHMETIGSNQKVTVGSNQSISVGSSQTNSVGKTKNETVGMMSNEMVGIMKATNVGAVYSIISGAAMNTAVGFVSAEEVGMNKTVIVGSSLKISAGSKIEIACGASKITMDAGGKVTISGTSFNFSASGPVKINGAIIDLN from the coding sequence ATGGCCTTGAAACACGCGACCCGCAATCTTCACCTACAGACGGCGCTCGGCCCCGATGTCCTGCAGGTCACTCGCTTTCAAGCCGCCGAAGAGCTATCTGCGCCGTTCTACTTCAATTTGGAATTGATCTCCGACAACGCCAAAATCGCCGCTGAGGATATCATCGGTACCAATGCAACCATCGCCATCGATATTGCTGCCGGTGGCCAGCGGTTCTTCAACGGCTTCGTGCAACGCTTCTCGGCTCTGGACGAAGATAATCTTGGCACCCGCTACTACCGGGCTGTCATGGTCCCGTGGATGTGGTTTTTGACGCAGACCAATGATTGCCGCATCTTTCAGGAGATGACCATCGTCAAGATCATCGAAAAGATATTCAATGACCTGGGCTTCACCGATTTTGATACCAGCAAGATTTCCGGCAATCATCCCAAACGCGAATACTGCGTCCAGTACCGCGAGACCGACTTCGACTTTGTCTGCCGGCTGATGGAAGAGGAAGGCATTTTTTACTTCTTTGTCCACGAGAATGGAAAGCATACGCTGCACTTGGCCGACAGCGCCAGCGTTTACAAGGACTGTCAGGAATCGACGGTCGATTACTACAAAAGCAAATTAGATACGCGGGAGTTGAAGGCACAAATTCATGGCTGGGAACACAACTACCAATTCCGTCCCGGTGCCTGGGCGCACACCGATTACAACTTCAAGAAGCCTCGCGACCGGCTAATGGCTGCCGAAAAGACGGTCATGAAGTTCAAAAGCGCAAAGAACTTCGAGGTCTACGACTATCCCGGTGAATACCATGCCAAGGGCGACGGTGCTGCGCTAGCGCGCATTCGCATGGAGGAACTGGAATTGGAGCATGATACGGTTACTGGCTCCAGCGGTTGCATGTCCTTTTCGCCCGGACAGAAGTTCAAAGTCGGCAAGCACCGCGCCAAGACCGAAGAGGGCAAGTCGTATGTCATCAAAAAGATACTGCACTTGGCCGAAGAACACACCTACGAGACCGACCCGGTTGATCCTGGCTTTGCCTACACCAACCAGTTCGAATGTTTTCCAGACAAAGCCACCTTCCGGCCCGCGCGGCTAACCCCCAAGCCTGTGGTGCGTGGTTGTCAAACCGCCGTTGTTACCGGTCCGCCTGGTGAAGAGATTTTCCCTGACGAACACGGTCGGGTCAAAGTTCAATTCCACTGGGATCGCGAGGGCAAGTTCGACGACAAGAGTTCCTGCTGGATCAGGGTCTCGCAAATTCATGCCGGCAAGGGCTGGGGTTACATGGACATCCCGCGGATTGGCGAGGAGGTGATCGTCGACTTCATGGAAGGCGACCCCGATCAACCCATCATCGTCGGTCGAGTTTACAACGGCGACAACAAGCCCCCCTACGACCTACCTGCCGGGAAGACCCGCCGCGGCAACAAGACCAAGACCTACAAAGGCAGTGGCTTTAATGAAATGTCCATGGATGACACTCCAGGCAAGGAGCAAATCCGCATCCACGGCCAGTACAACATGGACACTGAAGTCCAAAACGATGAAACACACACCATCCACAACAACCGCACCAAAACCATCGGCGTCGATGAAACGATGACCATCGGCAATAATCAAAAACTGGATGTGGGGGTGAACAAGACGGTCAGTGTGGGCACAAACCACATGGAGACCATCGGATCGAACCAAAAAGTGACGGTTGGCAGCAACCAATCGATCTCGGTCGGTAGTTCGCAAACCAATTCTGTCGGCAAGACGAAGAACGAGACCGTCGGCATGATGAGCAACGAAATGGTTGGCATCATGAAAGCAACGAATGTAGGCGCGGTCTATTCGATCATTTCCGGCGCGGCGATGAATACGGCGGTAGGGTTTGTGAGTGCAGAAGAAGTCGGAATGAACAAGACGGTCATCGTTGGAAGCTCACTTAAGATCTCGGCTGGTTCAAAAATCGAAATCGCTTGCGGAGCCAGCAAGATCACCATGGATGCAGGCGGCAAGGTCACGATCTCTGGCACATCGTTCAACTTCAGTGCCAGTGGTCCCGTCAAGATCAACGGCGCCATCATCGACCTCAACTGA